Proteins encoded in a region of the Nocardia asteroides genome:
- the ccsB gene encoding c-type cytochrome biogenesis protein CcsB, with protein MPIDETIARYSDFAFKTAIVVYALVLVLLIWQYATARSRQVAERELVTVGGGSIPQGPGRITEPARRPLSERLGNMAFSVLMVAIALHVGAIALRGFSTHRFPLGNMYEFVTMATAAAVVVGLVFLRDQRYRGIWAFVLVPVLLLLFLAGTVLYADAAPVVPALRSFWLPLHVTIVAIGSGVFLFAGVASMLFLYRLRQPQGQESNNILGAIARRLPDARTLDRLAYKTTIIGFPLFGAGVILGAIWAEAAWGRFWGWDPKETCSFIAWVLYAAYLHARATSGWRDTKAAWINIAAFVAMLFNLFIINMVISGLHSYAGLN; from the coding sequence ATGCCGATCGACGAGACCATCGCCAGGTACAGCGATTTCGCCTTCAAGACGGCGATCGTGGTGTACGCGCTGGTGCTGGTGCTGCTGATCTGGCAGTACGCGACGGCGCGCAGCCGCCAGGTCGCCGAGCGCGAGCTGGTGACGGTGGGCGGCGGATCGATACCGCAGGGGCCGGGCCGAATCACCGAGCCCGCGCGGCGGCCGCTGTCGGAGCGGCTGGGCAACATGGCGTTCTCGGTGCTGATGGTCGCCATCGCCCTGCACGTGGGCGCGATCGCGTTGCGCGGCTTCTCGACCCACCGTTTCCCGCTGGGCAACATGTACGAGTTCGTCACGATGGCGACCGCCGCCGCCGTTGTGGTGGGTCTGGTGTTCCTGCGCGATCAGCGCTACCGCGGTATCTGGGCTTTCGTGCTGGTGCCGGTGCTGCTCCTGCTGTTCCTCGCGGGCACCGTGCTCTACGCCGACGCCGCGCCCGTGGTGCCCGCCCTGCGGTCGTTCTGGCTGCCGCTGCACGTCACCATCGTCGCCATCGGCAGCGGCGTGTTCCTGTTCGCGGGCGTGGCGAGCATGCTCTTCCTGTACCGCCTGCGCCAGCCCCAGGGCCAGGAGTCGAACAACATTCTGGGCGCGATCGCCCGCCGCCTGCCCGACGCCCGCACCCTGGACCGGCTGGCCTACAAAACCACCATCATCGGCTTCCCGCTGTTCGGCGCGGGTGTCATCCTGGGCGCCATCTGGGCCGAGGCCGCTTGGGGCCGCTTCTGGGGCTGGGACCCGAAGGAAACCTGCTCCTTCATCGCCTGGGTCCTCTACGCCGCCTACTTGCACGCCCGCGCCACCTCCGGCTGGCGCGACACCAAGGCCGCCTGGATCAACATCGCCGCCTTCGTCGCCATGCTGTTCAACCTGTTCATTATCAACATGGTGATCAGCGGGCTGCATTCGTATGCGGGGTTGAACTGA
- a CDS encoding Clp protease, whose translation MFERFTRSARTAIVVAQEDARALRASNIDVEHVLLGLLAQGEPELTALLADAGLTHEGVIRTLSDQGKGDPLGAEDAEALRSIGIDLDAVRDSLEAHFGEDALERAAPEPRRGLFGWGRAGDYRHIPFTRDAKKVLELALREALARKDKTIESGHVLLGILRAPNPTTQRLFGGADAVHALRPEVHALLDRAA comes from the coding sequence ATGTTCGAACGATTCACCAGGTCGGCACGCACGGCGATCGTGGTCGCGCAGGAGGACGCGCGCGCATTGCGCGCATCGAATATCGATGTGGAGCACGTGCTGCTCGGGTTGCTCGCGCAGGGCGAGCCGGAGCTCACGGCGTTGCTCGCCGACGCGGGGCTCACCCATGAAGGCGTCATCCGCACGCTGTCGGACCAGGGCAAGGGCGACCCGCTCGGCGCGGAAGACGCCGAGGCGCTGCGATCCATCGGCATCGATCTCGACGCCGTGCGGGATTCGCTGGAAGCTCATTTCGGCGAAGACGCACTGGAGCGTGCGGCGCCCGAGCCGCGGCGCGGGCTGTTCGGCTGGGGCCGCGCCGGGGACTACCGGCACATCCCGTTCACCAGAGACGCGAAGAAGGTGCTCGAACTCGCCCTGCGCGAGGCGCTCGCCCGCAAGGACAAGACGATCGAATCCGGGCACGTCCTGCTCGGCATCCTGCGGGCGCCCAACCCGACCACCCAGCGGCTGTTCGGGGGAGCCGACGCGGTCCACGCCTTGCGCCCCGAAGTGCACGCCCTGCTCGACCGTGCGGCGTGA
- a CDS encoding BldC family transcriptional regulator, translating into MTAITVGGQDTLLTPGQVAALFHVDPKTVTRWAHAGRLGSLRTPGGHRRFRESEVLQLLKSLTTEATAR; encoded by the coding sequence ATGACTGCGATCACCGTCGGCGGCCAGGACACCCTGCTGACTCCGGGCCAGGTTGCTGCCCTGTTCCACGTCGACCCCAAGACCGTGACGCGCTGGGCTCATGCCGGGCGCCTCGGGTCACTGCGCACACCGGGCGGACATCGCCGGTTTCGCGAATCGGAAGTACTCCAGCTGCTCAAGTCGCTGACCACGGAGGCGACGGCACGCTGA
- a CDS encoding DUF4229 domain-containing protein, whose protein sequence is MDVRDATPRKGASGQQTAGAGRRLARNLALYTVARLGLVVVLTAVIMLAARLVSVDIPVVVAALFALIIAMPLSLTLFKRLRAKVNEDIALVDERRRRDKAELRARLRGDEPRDPPEAGTSS, encoded by the coding sequence ATGGATGTGCGTGACGCAACTCCACGAAAAGGTGCTTCCGGACAGCAAACTGCTGGCGCAGGTCGCAGGCTGGCCCGCAATCTAGCCCTCTACACGGTCGCCCGCCTGGGTCTCGTGGTAGTGCTCACCGCGGTGATCATGCTGGCCGCGCGGCTGGTGTCGGTGGACATCCCCGTGGTGGTCGCGGCCCTGTTCGCGCTGATCATCGCGATGCCGCTGTCACTGACCCTGTTCAAGCGGCTGCGGGCCAAGGTCAACGAGGACATCGCCCTGGTCGACGAGCGCAGGCGCCGCGACAAGGCCGAGCTGCGGGCGCGGTTACGCGGCGACGAGCCACGCGATCCGCCGGAGGCGGGGACGTCTTCGTGA
- a CDS encoding 1,4-dihydroxy-2-naphthoate polyprenyltransferase has protein sequence MATAAQWIEGARPRTLPNAIAPVLAGTGAAASVDGAVWWKAILALLVSLALIIGVNYANDYSDGIRGTDDVRVGPLRLVGQKLASPAAVKNAAVVSLVIGAALGLVLVFTSAWWLLLVGAACLAGAWFYTGGSKPYGYSGFGEVAVFVFFGLVAVLGTQFVQAGRIDWVGALLAVAVGAFSSAVLVANNLRDIPTDTESGKVTLAVKLGDPRTRTLHLALLTVPFLATLVLVARTPWALLALIAAPLAVRANAPVRGGKGGLELIPALRDSGLALLVWSAVTALAVGLG, from the coding sequence ATGGCTACTGCAGCGCAATGGATCGAGGGCGCGCGACCCCGTACTTTGCCGAACGCGATCGCCCCGGTGCTCGCCGGGACGGGCGCCGCGGCGTCGGTCGACGGTGCGGTGTGGTGGAAAGCGATTCTGGCGCTGCTCGTTTCGCTGGCGCTGATCATCGGCGTGAACTACGCCAACGACTACTCCGACGGCATCCGCGGCACCGATGACGTCCGCGTCGGCCCGTTGCGTCTGGTCGGGCAGAAACTGGCCTCGCCCGCCGCGGTGAAGAACGCCGCGGTCGTCAGTCTCGTCATCGGGGCAGCGCTCGGTCTGGTGCTGGTGTTCACCAGCGCGTGGTGGTTGCTGCTCGTCGGCGCGGCCTGCCTGGCCGGGGCCTGGTTCTACACCGGGGGCAGCAAGCCGTACGGCTACAGCGGATTCGGCGAAGTGGCGGTGTTCGTCTTCTTCGGGCTGGTGGCGGTGCTCGGCACCCAGTTCGTGCAGGCGGGCCGGATCGACTGGGTGGGCGCGCTGCTCGCGGTCGCGGTGGGCGCGTTCTCCAGCGCCGTGCTCGTCGCGAACAACTTGCGCGACATTCCCACCGACACCGAGTCCGGGAAGGTCACCCTCGCGGTCAAACTCGGCGACCCGCGCACCCGCACGCTGCATCTCGCGCTGCTCACGGTGCCGTTCCTGGCGACGCTCGTGCTGGTCGCGCGCACGCCGTGGGCACTGCTCGCGCTGATCGCGGCGCCGCTCGCCGTGCGGGCCAACGCGCCGGTGCGCGGCGGCAAGGGCGGCCTGGAACTGATCCCCGCCCTGCGGGATTCCGGCCTGGCCCTGCTGGTCTGGTCGGCGGTCACCGCGCTGGCGGTCGGGCTGGGTTAG
- a CDS encoding PLP-dependent cysteine synthase family protein codes for MKSCGRTAPRDWVDNAVRLIDADAQRSADTHLLRYPLPVEWNVQLYLKDESTHITGSLKHRLARSLFLYAICNGWVTEGTTVVEASSGSTAISEAYFAKLLGLDFVAVMPASTSPQKIALIEAQGGRCHFVRRPPDMYTEAARLAAECGGHYMDQFTHAERATDWRGNNNIAESIFQQMALEAYPVPEWIVVGAGTGGTSATIGRYIRYRRHATKLAVVDPENSAFYGGYETGDSAYQTGMPSRIEGIGRPRVEPSFVGQVVDRMFEVPDAASIATARFASARLGRRVGGSTGTNLWGVFALIAEMISEGCGGSVVTLLCDGGDRYAGTYFDDAWVASQGLDLAEPTAVLEKFFATGVWDD; via the coding sequence GTGAAGTCCTGTGGTCGCACCGCCCCGCGCGACTGGGTCGACAACGCGGTGCGGCTGATCGACGCCGATGCCCAGCGCAGCGCGGATACCCACCTGCTGCGCTACCCCCTGCCCGTCGAGTGGAACGTCCAGCTGTACCTCAAGGACGAGTCCACCCACATCACCGGCAGCCTCAAGCACCGCCTGGCCCGCTCGCTGTTCCTGTACGCGATCTGCAACGGCTGGGTCACCGAGGGAACGACCGTGGTGGAGGCGTCCTCCGGTTCGACCGCGATCAGCGAGGCCTATTTCGCGAAGCTGCTCGGCTTGGATTTCGTCGCGGTGATGCCGGCGAGCACCTCGCCGCAGAAGATCGCGTTGATCGAGGCGCAGGGCGGTCGTTGCCATTTCGTGCGCCGCCCGCCGGACATGTACACCGAGGCGGCGCGGTTGGCGGCCGAATGCGGCGGTCACTACATGGACCAGTTCACCCACGCCGAGCGCGCCACCGACTGGCGCGGCAACAACAACATCGCCGAATCGATCTTCCAGCAGATGGCATTGGAGGCTTATCCGGTGCCGGAATGGATCGTTGTCGGCGCGGGCACGGGCGGAACCAGCGCCACGATCGGTCGCTATATCCGGTATCGCAGGCACGCGACGAAGCTGGCCGTGGTCGATCCGGAGAACTCCGCCTTCTACGGCGGTTACGAAACGGGTGACTCGGCTTACCAGACCGGAATGCCCTCCCGGATCGAGGGCATCGGCCGTCCGCGGGTGGAGCCGTCGTTCGTCGGACAAGTGGTCGACCGCATGTTCGAGGTGCCCGACGCGGCGTCCATCGCGACGGCGAGGTTCGCGAGCGCGCGCCTCGGCCGCCGGGTGGGTGGATCGACCGGGACCAACCTGTGGGGCGTATTCGCGCTGATCGCGGAGATGATCTCCGAAGGGTGCGGTGGCAGTGTGGTCACTCTGCTGTGCGACGGCGGGGATCGCTATGCCGGAACCTATTTCGATGACGCGTGGGTCGCGTCCCAGGGGCTGGATCTCGCGGAGCCCACCGCCGTCTTGGAGAAGTTCTTCGCGACCGGAGTCTGGGACGACTGA
- a CDS encoding protein phosphatase 2C domain-containing protein: MMAAPRICTAESDEDHLFVTRSGVVVLDGATSHRSVNGPTGGQYAEKLGNALAEALDRESELTPLVTILEGAIDRTIAALRLERGVREAPSCTVALVRTRPSDRLDLLLLGDSTIAVGNSDGTTEFITDARLQVLGLPEVDQYKSRLLSGAGYDEAHRKILAELQRAQQRRRNRPGGYWIASTDPTAARHAVTATRATRATDWLVLATDGAADCIEAVGARWPDLAAADNAELAELLFRCHMWEAEVDPNGVERPGAKRHDDKTVAVVRLS, from the coding sequence ATGATGGCCGCACCGCGCATATGCACAGCGGAGTCGGATGAGGATCACCTGTTCGTAACCCGGTCCGGTGTTGTAGTCCTCGACGGCGCAACCTCGCATCGATCCGTAAATGGGCCAACAGGTGGGCAGTACGCCGAGAAACTCGGCAACGCCCTCGCGGAGGCTCTTGACCGGGAAAGCGAGCTGACACCGCTCGTAACGATTCTCGAAGGTGCGATCGATCGGACCATCGCGGCGCTGCGGCTCGAGCGAGGCGTCCGAGAGGCTCCCTCCTGCACGGTGGCACTGGTCCGCACTCGCCCTAGTGACCGGCTTGACCTGTTGCTTCTGGGGGATTCGACTATCGCTGTGGGCAACTCGGATGGAACCACGGAGTTCATCACCGACGCCAGACTTCAAGTGCTCGGCCTTCCGGAGGTTGATCAGTACAAGTCACGGTTGCTGAGCGGCGCTGGCTACGACGAGGCCCATCGGAAGATCTTGGCGGAGTTACAGCGCGCCCAGCAGCGTCGACGCAATCGACCTGGGGGGTACTGGATTGCATCGACCGACCCCACCGCGGCTCGGCATGCCGTCACTGCGACCAGGGCGACGAGGGCTACGGACTGGTTAGTCCTGGCGACTGACGGCGCAGCCGATTGCATCGAAGCCGTCGGTGCCCGCTGGCCGGATCTTGCCGCCGCTGACAACGCCGAGCTTGCGGAGCTCCTGTTCCGATGCCACATGTGGGAAGCCGAAGTGGATCCGAATGGCGTTGAACGCCCGGGGGCAAAACGCCACGACGACAAGACAGTCGCCGTGGTGCGATTGAGCTGA
- a CDS encoding Uma2 family endonuclease, with translation MTWEELERLPEEIAQQIELWDGHVVWLRRGPAEHQTFSNRLWATLERCARKIMSENPEQCWRVTTETNVFLGRTGKSDFLTPDFLVHRCLGAPYQDVRGSDVILVGEVLSPGNTQTDVEAKKGRYAGAGIPWYWEVTLARESSVIATVRAYGLDIGHAQLPDGVHPLRTANYILAAEWSHQNPDGIEFDFPFPISIPWTELEY, from the coding sequence ATGACGTGGGAGGAATTGGAGCGACTCCCCGAGGAGATCGCGCAGCAGATCGAGTTGTGGGACGGTCATGTGGTCTGGTTGCGCCGCGGCCCGGCCGAGCATCAGACTTTCTCCAACCGGCTCTGGGCCACGCTGGAACGCTGTGCACGAAAAATCATGTCGGAGAATCCCGAACAGTGCTGGCGTGTCACCACCGAGACGAACGTCTTTTTGGGTCGCACGGGCAAGTCCGACTTCCTGACACCGGATTTCCTGGTCCACCGTTGTCTCGGAGCCCCCTATCAGGACGTGCGCGGCAGCGACGTCATCCTGGTCGGCGAAGTCTTGTCGCCCGGCAACACGCAGACCGACGTAGAAGCCAAGAAGGGACGCTACGCCGGCGCCGGGATCCCGTGGTATTGGGAGGTGACACTGGCCCGTGAGAGCAGCGTCATCGCCACCGTTCGCGCTTACGGCCTCGATATCGGCCACGCTCAGCTCCCGGACGGGGTCCACCCGCTCCGCACCGCCAACTACATCCTCGCCGCCGAGTGGTCCCACCAGAACCCGGATGGCATCGAGTTCGATTTCCCGTTCCCGATCAGCATCCCGTGGACCGAACTCGAATACTGA
- a CDS encoding helix-turn-helix domain-containing protein — MTEATTLAAAAGSPDPKVGLRAVLALRRLLERLEAIQVANARAQGWSWQAIAEALEVSKQAVHQKYNRRDRSR; from the coding sequence ATGACCGAAGCAACCACTCTGGCGGCCGCCGCGGGCAGCCCCGATCCCAAGGTCGGGCTGCGCGCGGTACTCGCGCTACGCAGGCTGCTCGAACGTCTCGAAGCGATCCAGGTGGCCAATGCCCGTGCTCAGGGCTGGTCCTGGCAGGCCATCGCGGAGGCGCTCGAGGTCAGCAAGCAGGCGGTCCACCAGAAGTACAACCGGAGAGACAGGAGCCGCTGA
- a CDS encoding SRPBCC family protein: MAEFEVVRSAVITADPARVHGLIDDFHEWVRWSPWEDLDPQLQRSYSGAESGVGAKYAWSGNRKAGAGSMEIIGSADREIAVRLEFLKPMKATNMVTFTLDPVETGTEVTWRMTGQQTGLMGWIGKLIPMDKFVGRDFEKGLARLQQAVTDETT; this comes from the coding sequence ATGGCTGAGTTCGAGGTGGTCCGATCGGCTGTCATCACGGCCGATCCCGCGCGCGTGCACGGGCTGATCGACGATTTCCACGAATGGGTCAGATGGTCGCCATGGGAGGACCTCGACCCGCAGCTCCAGCGCAGCTACTCCGGCGCGGAATCCGGCGTCGGCGCGAAGTACGCCTGGAGCGGCAACCGCAAAGCGGGGGCGGGCAGCATGGAGATCATCGGCAGCGCCGACCGGGAGATCGCGGTGCGCCTGGAGTTCCTGAAACCGATGAAGGCCACCAATATGGTGACCTTCACCCTGGACCCGGTCGAGACCGGCACCGAAGTGACCTGGCGGATGACCGGCCAGCAGACCGGCCTCATGGGCTGGATCGGCAAGCTCATCCCGATGGACAAATTCGTCGGCCGGGATTTCGAGAAGGGACTGGCGCGGTTGCAGCAGGCTGTGACGGACGAAACGACCTGA
- a CDS encoding RNA-directed DNA polymerase: MAKQNRQSQIWYNELDKRFRDCSRGETLGLHVGPGTSALGAEIVLSAVDDDLKSLGYKYIRFVDDYEFYARSREEAEAFILDLSKALSSFGLKLNGRKTQVEPLPLPDKPDWMRTLIPQIPRPTHFSRLEPYLEEALELAKSSPDGSVLKFAIDAVLRAKDIDNRADEILPCLFTICFHNPGLLPEVSHIFDISNANGVEYTDELNTLLKRHARFRRSDGMSWVLHIMRAEGVRIEKSAIQAVVDSADCIPILLLHHLGQGSSVAAVESYAKGLLAKSLIGYDIDRKWILFYELFRAGVIPNPYVNDPQGGAAKTAFDLLVQHSVSFLR, from the coding sequence GTGGCCAAACAGAACCGGCAGTCACAGATCTGGTACAACGAGCTGGATAAGCGGTTCCGCGACTGTAGTCGTGGGGAGACGTTGGGACTTCATGTAGGCCCCGGCACTTCCGCCCTGGGGGCTGAAATAGTCTTGAGTGCTGTCGATGACGACTTGAAGTCATTGGGCTACAAGTACATTCGTTTTGTAGACGACTATGAATTCTATGCCAGAAGTCGAGAAGAAGCTGAAGCGTTCATACTTGATCTTTCAAAGGCGTTATCATCCTTCGGGTTGAAACTCAACGGAAGGAAGACGCAGGTTGAGCCCCTCCCTCTTCCTGACAAGCCTGACTGGATGCGTACTCTCATACCGCAGATTCCGCGGCCTACTCATTTTTCTCGATTGGAACCATATCTTGAGGAGGCGCTTGAGCTGGCTAAATCATCACCCGATGGCAGTGTCCTAAAATTCGCAATTGACGCAGTATTGCGAGCGAAAGATATCGACAATCGTGCAGATGAGATACTTCCTTGCTTGTTTACAATCTGCTTTCACAACCCGGGTTTGCTTCCGGAGGTCAGTCACATATTCGATATCAGCAATGCAAATGGTGTGGAGTATACTGACGAATTAAATACGCTTCTGAAAAGACATGCTCGATTTAGGCGATCGGACGGCATGTCGTGGGTGCTTCATATTATGCGAGCAGAAGGAGTAAGAATAGAAAAGTCAGCAATTCAGGCCGTGGTTGATTCGGCGGACTGTATCCCTATTCTGCTATTGCATCACCTTGGGCAGGGTAGCTCCGTGGCCGCCGTCGAGAGTTACGCGAAAGGGCTTCTGGCGAAATCTTTAATCGGGTACGACATTGATAGAAAATGGATACTATTCTACGAACTGTTCCGAGCAGGAGTAATTCCCAATCCCTATGTTAACGATCCGCAAGGCGGGGCAGCCAAAACAGCGTTCGATTTGCTAGTGCAGCATAGCGTGAGCTTCCTAAGGTAA
- a CDS encoding GNAT family N-acetyltransferase → MRENWGTAGERRVPELTAAAGELVLRRWSMSSADSELVREAADDDLIPLITSVPSVYSAEEATRFIERQWERVSSGSGYPFVIERAVDGKPLGSIGVWVRDLREGRASIGYWLVRSARGQGIAAHALRTVTAWSFEQLCAPRLQLYVEPWNTASVRTDERAGFRREGLLRGWQQVGESRRDMYMYARLAPTGSKSPRSLCGAPIVRAAIPADVDGIVQLRVAVAAEGKWIGAEAPFDTEDAARHVRSNLGDDGCGVFVAEIDGSLAGTATVYFTTPGVTVFAMMVATGRRGCGIGTALLDRVIGWSRDQGAHKVTLQVWPHNQPAMALYDRAGFEVEGVLRGHYRRRGGELWDAVLMGLPLDDAV, encoded by the coding sequence ATGCGGGAGAACTGGGGTACGGCCGGGGAACGTCGAGTGCCGGAATTGACCGCGGCGGCAGGGGAGTTGGTGCTCCGACGGTGGTCGATGTCTTCTGCGGATTCCGAGTTGGTGCGGGAAGCGGCCGACGACGATCTGATCCCGTTGATCACCAGCGTGCCGTCGGTTTACTCCGCCGAGGAGGCGACGAGGTTCATCGAGCGTCAGTGGGAGCGGGTCTCGAGCGGGAGCGGGTACCCCTTCGTGATCGAGCGAGCTGTGGACGGTAAGCCGCTCGGCAGTATCGGAGTGTGGGTGAGAGATCTCCGGGAGGGCCGAGCGTCGATCGGCTACTGGTTGGTGAGGTCCGCTCGGGGACAGGGCATTGCCGCGCACGCACTGCGGACAGTTACCGCCTGGTCGTTCGAGCAGCTCTGCGCTCCCCGGTTGCAGCTCTACGTGGAACCGTGGAACACGGCGTCCGTCCGGACCGACGAGCGGGCGGGCTTCCGGCGCGAAGGGCTCCTGCGTGGGTGGCAGCAAGTCGGCGAAAGCCGTCGCGACATGTACATGTACGCGCGGCTGGCGCCGACCGGATCGAAGAGTCCGCGATCGCTGTGTGGCGCGCCGATCGTCCGTGCTGCGATACCGGCGGACGTCGACGGGATCGTCCAATTGCGCGTCGCGGTCGCGGCGGAGGGCAAATGGATCGGTGCCGAGGCGCCGTTCGATACGGAAGACGCTGCCCGCCACGTGCGATCGAATCTCGGCGATGATGGCTGCGGTGTCTTCGTGGCGGAGATCGACGGAAGCCTCGCGGGCACGGCGACGGTTTACTTCACCACGCCTGGCGTCACAGTTTTCGCCATGATGGTCGCGACGGGTCGACGAGGATGTGGAATCGGAACGGCGCTGCTCGACCGAGTCATCGGTTGGTCCCGGGACCAGGGTGCTCACAAGGTGACTCTGCAGGTATGGCCACACAATCAGCCCGCGATGGCGCTGTACGACCGGGCCGGTTTCGAAGTCGAAGGCGTGTTGCGAGGGCATTACCGACGCCGCGGGGGCGAGCTGTGGGATGCGGTGCTCATGGGTCTGCCACTCGACGACGCAGTCTGA
- a CDS encoding phage holin family protein, with translation MQLVIRLIINAAAIWLAAFWVDNIDILAPEGGTGAKIAVVLAVAAVFTAVNALVKPIVKLLSLPLVIVTLGLFLLLVNALMLWLTAEITDAFTDYGLRVEGFWAAVLGGIIVSIVNWVLGILVPDGD, from the coding sequence ATGCAGCTTGTGATTCGGTTGATCATCAACGCGGCGGCCATCTGGCTGGCCGCGTTCTGGGTGGACAACATCGACATTCTCGCCCCCGAAGGCGGCACGGGCGCCAAGATCGCCGTCGTCCTCGCGGTGGCCGCGGTATTCACTGCGGTGAACGCGCTGGTCAAGCCGATCGTGAAGCTGCTGTCGCTGCCGTTGGTGATCGTGACGCTCGGGCTGTTCCTGCTTCTGGTCAACGCGCTCATGTTGTGGCTGACCGCCGAGATCACCGATGCGTTCACCGATTACGGTTTGCGCGTCGAAGGTTTCTGGGCCGCGGTGCTCGGTGGCATCATCGTCTCGATCGTGAACTGGGTGCTCGGCATCCTGGTCCCCGACGGAGACTGA